A DNA window from Sphingopyxis sp. CCNWLW2 contains the following coding sequences:
- a CDS encoding DUF6151 family protein has translation MASDLSFACDCGTVTGTMRVTSGEGDHVVCHCTDCQNLTHHLGYAERLLDAHGGTTLYQTRCARMRLDTGREQLACLHLTDAPTLRWYAACCRTPLFNTFKNGKLPFITVLTAACDPARRAEVFGPPRGHLFTQDAVGDASQLPKMGTPTLMRRFFVRAIKDIVSGDRRRSALFDAKTLEPIATPHRLTGEERAALNRNRAGPTP, from the coding sequence ATGGCATCCGATCTCTCCTTCGCCTGCGACTGCGGAACCGTTACCGGAACGATGCGCGTCACGTCCGGCGAGGGCGATCATGTCGTCTGCCACTGCACCGACTGTCAGAATCTCACGCACCATCTCGGCTACGCCGAACGCCTGCTCGATGCGCACGGCGGCACCACGCTCTACCAGACGCGCTGCGCGCGCATGCGGCTCGACACCGGCCGCGAGCAGCTCGCCTGCCTCCACCTGACCGACGCGCCGACGCTGCGCTGGTACGCCGCCTGCTGCCGCACGCCGCTGTTCAACACATTCAAGAACGGCAAGCTCCCCTTCATCACGGTTCTGACCGCCGCCTGCGATCCGGCAAGACGCGCAGAAGTGTTCGGCCCGCCGCGCGGCCATCTCTTCACGCAGGACGCCGTAGGCGACGCCAGCCAGCTGCCCAAAATGGGCACGCCGACGCTGATGCGGCGCTTTTTCGTCCGCGCGATCAAGGACATCGTCTCCGGCGACCGGCGGCGGTCGGCGCTCTTCGACGCAAAAACCCTCGAACCGATCGCAACCCCGCACCGGCTGACCGGCGAAGAACGGGCGGCGCTCAATCGCAACCGGGCCGGTCCAACGCCCTAA
- a CDS encoding acetolactate synthase 3 large subunit, with protein MTEMSGADMVVQALVDLGVDTVFGYPGGAVLPIYDALYKHPTIKHILVRHEQAATHAAEGYARSTGKPGVVLVTSGPGATNAVTGITDALLDSIPMVVLTGQVPTTLIGTDAFQECDTVGITRHCTKHNYLVMDPDRLGPIMHEAFHIATHGRPGPVVIDIPKNVQVATGTYSVPEFIQHNSYRPQVEPDADAIAQAIDMIAAAERPVFYTGGGVINAGPDASAALRQLVALTGAPITSTLMGLGAFPSDDEKWLGMLGMHGTYEANMAMNRADLIIAVGARFDDRVTGRLDAFSPESKKIHIDIDRSSINKIVPVDLAVVGDAGRALDALIAAWADKGHKARDLGEWWRRVDGWRATRCLDYPEKKEAGAEIMPQRAVKALFDATRGRDPIITTEVGQHQMWAAQHFGFSAPNRWLTSGGLGTMGYGFPAAVGAQIAHPNRLVICIAGEASLQMNIQEMGTVAQYRLPVKIFILNNEWMGMVRQWQELTYESRYSNSYSDSLPDFVKLADAYGWTGLRIDNLGQLEDGIKTMIETPGPVIVDCRVAQLANCFPMIPSGAAHTDMILQPSDVTGTMDDEAKALV; from the coding sequence GTGACGGAAATGAGTGGTGCCGACATGGTGGTTCAGGCGCTGGTCGACCTCGGGGTCGATACAGTGTTCGGCTATCCGGGCGGCGCGGTCCTTCCCATCTATGACGCGCTCTACAAACACCCGACGATCAAGCACATCCTCGTCCGCCACGAACAGGCGGCAACGCACGCGGCAGAGGGCTATGCACGCTCGACCGGCAAGCCCGGCGTCGTGCTCGTCACCTCGGGCCCCGGCGCGACCAACGCCGTCACCGGCATCACCGACGCGCTGCTCGATTCGATCCCGATGGTCGTGCTCACCGGGCAGGTTCCGACGACCTTGATCGGCACCGACGCCTTTCAGGAATGCGACACGGTCGGCATCACGCGCCACTGCACCAAGCATAATTATCTCGTGATGGACCCCGACCGCCTCGGCCCGATCATGCACGAGGCGTTTCATATCGCGACGCATGGCCGCCCCGGTCCGGTGGTGATCGACATCCCGAAGAATGTGCAGGTCGCGACCGGCACCTATTCGGTGCCCGAGTTCATCCAGCACAACAGCTATCGCCCGCAGGTCGAACCCGACGCCGACGCGATCGCGCAGGCGATCGACATGATCGCCGCGGCCGAGCGCCCCGTCTTCTACACCGGCGGCGGCGTCATCAACGCCGGCCCCGATGCCAGCGCGGCGCTGCGCCAGCTCGTCGCGCTCACCGGCGCACCGATCACCTCGACCCTCATGGGCCTCGGCGCCTTCCCGTCGGACGACGAGAAATGGCTCGGCATGCTCGGCATGCACGGCACCTATGAAGCGAATATGGCGATGAACCGCGCCGACCTGATCATCGCGGTCGGCGCGCGCTTCGACGACCGTGTGACGGGCCGCCTCGACGCCTTCTCGCCCGAATCGAAGAAGATCCACATCGATATCGACCGCAGCTCGATCAACAAGATCGTCCCCGTCGACCTCGCCGTCGTCGGCGACGCCGGCCGCGCGCTCGATGCGCTGATCGCGGCGTGGGCCGACAAGGGCCACAAGGCGCGCGACCTTGGCGAATGGTGGCGCCGCGTCGACGGCTGGCGCGCGACGCGCTGCCTCGACTACCCCGAAAAGAAGGAAGCGGGCGCCGAAATCATGCCGCAGCGCGCGGTGAAGGCACTGTTCGACGCGACGCGCGGCCGCGACCCGATCATCACGACCGAAGTCGGGCAGCACCAGATGTGGGCGGCGCAGCATTTCGGCTTCTCGGCCCCCAATCGCTGGCTCACCTCGGGCGGGCTCGGCACGATGGGCTATGGCTTTCCCGCCGCGGTCGGCGCGCAGATCGCGCACCCGAACCGCCTCGTCATCTGCATCGCGGGCGAAGCCAGCTTGCAGATGAACATCCAGGAAATGGGCACGGTCGCGCAGTACCGCCTGCCGGTGAAGATCTTCATCCTCAACAATGAATGGATGGGGATGGTCCGCCAGTGGCAGGAACTCACCTATGAAAGCCGCTATTCGAACAGCTATTCGGACAGCCTGCCCGATTTCGTGAAGCTCGCCGACGCCTATGGCTGGACGGGCCTGCGCATCGACAATCTCGGTCAGCTCGAGGACGGCATCAAGACGATGATCGAGACCCCGGGTCCGGTGATCGTCGACTGCCGCGTCGCGCAGCTCGCCAACTGCTTCCCGATGATCCCGTCGGGCGCAGCGCATACCGACATGATCCTCCAGCCGAGCGACGTCACCGGCACGATGGACGACGAAGCCAAGGCACTGGTGTAA
- the bioD gene encoding dethiobiotin synthase, producing MTRFVVTGTDTGIGKTIFSAALAQATGAPYWKPIQSGLEEETDSEAVARLAGVPVRPEAYRLITPASPHLAAEIDGVNIDVETLTPPPGNLIVEGAGGALVPVTRTTLYADLFARWQIPVIVCARTALGTINHSLLTIEALRVRSVPIHGLAFLGDAVEDSEAIISEISGIRRLGRLPIINPLTSEALAAAFSANFDIADFL from the coding sequence ATGACGCGCTTCGTCGTCACGGGCACCGACACCGGCATCGGAAAAACCATCTTTTCCGCCGCTTTGGCGCAGGCGACCGGCGCGCCCTACTGGAAACCGATCCAGTCGGGGCTCGAAGAGGAAACCGACAGCGAAGCCGTCGCGCGCCTCGCCGGCGTGCCCGTCCGCCCCGAAGCCTACCGCCTTATCACCCCCGCCTCGCCGCATCTTGCCGCCGAAATTGACGGCGTTAACATCGACGTCGAAACGCTCACCCCGCCCCCGGGCAATCTCATCGTCGAAGGCGCTGGCGGCGCGCTCGTCCCGGTCACGCGCACCACGCTCTACGCCGACCTCTTCGCGCGCTGGCAGATCCCGGTAATCGTCTGCGCGCGCACCGCGCTCGGCACGATCAACCACAGCCTGCTCACGATCGAGGCTTTGCGCGTGCGCAGCGTGCCGATCCACGGCCTCGCCTTCCTTGGCGACGCCGTGGAGGACAGCGAAGCGATCATTTCGGAAATCAGCGGCATCCGCCGCCTGGGCCGCCTGCCGATCATCAACCCACTAACCAGCGAAGCACTGGCTGCAGCGTTCAGCGCAAACTTCGACATCGCCGACTTCCTCTAA
- the ilvC gene encoding ketol-acid reductoisomerase encodes MQVYYDRDADQDLIKGKKVAVVGYGSQGHAHAQNMRDSGVKEVAIALRPGSATAKKAEAAGFKVLSNKEAAEWADVIMIAAPDEHQAKIYADDIGPNMKPGAALAFAHGLNIHFGLIDARPDIDVFMVAPKGPGHTVRSEYQKGGGVPCLIAVAQEAQGAGASGNGFAKALALSYASAVGGGRSGIIETTFKEECETDLFGEQAVLCGGITHLIQAGFETLVEAGYAPEMAYFECLHETKLIVDLLYEGGIANMRYSISNTAEYGDIKTGPRIITDETKKEMKRVLADIQSGRFVKDFVLDNQAGQPELKASRKAAAAHQLEKTGAELRAMMPWIAKNQLVDKSKN; translated from the coding sequence ATGCAGGTTTATTACGATCGCGACGCCGACCAGGATCTGATCAAGGGCAAGAAGGTCGCCGTCGTCGGCTACGGCAGCCAGGGTCACGCCCACGCGCAGAACATGCGCGACAGCGGCGTCAAGGAGGTCGCGATCGCGCTCCGCCCCGGTTCGGCAACCGCCAAAAAGGCCGAAGCCGCGGGCTTCAAGGTGCTTTCGAACAAGGAAGCCGCCGAATGGGCCGACGTGATCATGATCGCCGCCCCCGACGAGCATCAGGCAAAGATCTACGCCGACGACATCGGCCCGAACATGAAGCCCGGCGCCGCGCTCGCCTTTGCGCACGGCCTCAACATCCACTTCGGCCTGATCGACGCGCGCCCCGACATCGACGTCTTCATGGTCGCGCCGAAGGGCCCCGGCCACACGGTTCGCAGCGAATATCAGAAGGGCGGCGGCGTCCCCTGCCTGATCGCGGTCGCGCAGGAAGCACAGGGCGCGGGCGCGTCGGGCAACGGCTTCGCCAAGGCGCTCGCCCTCAGCTACGCGAGTGCTGTCGGCGGCGGCCGCAGCGGCATCATCGAGACGACGTTCAAGGAAGAGTGCGAAACCGATCTCTTCGGTGAACAGGCGGTGCTTTGCGGCGGCATCACCCACCTGATCCAGGCGGGTTTCGAAACGCTCGTCGAGGCGGGCTACGCCCCCGAAATGGCCTATTTCGAGTGCCTCCATGAAACCAAGCTGATCGTCGACCTCCTCTATGAAGGCGGCATCGCGAACATGCGCTACTCGATCTCGAACACCGCCGAATATGGCGACATCAAGACCGGCCCGCGCATCATCACCGACGAAACGAAGAAGGAAATGAAGCGCGTCCTCGCCGACATCCAGTCGGGCCGCTTCGTCAAGGACTTCGTGCTCGACAACCAGGCCGGCCAGCCCGAACTGAAGGCGAGCCGCAAGGCGGCCGCCGCGCATCAGCTCGAAAAGACCGGCGCTGAACTCCGCGCGATGATGCCGTGGATCGCCAAGAACCAGCTCGTCGACAAGTCGAAGAACTGA
- the ilvN gene encoding acetolactate synthase small subunit yields MKIKTEAGERHVLAITVDNEAGVLAKITGLFTARGYNIESLTVADITADHALSRITIVTSGPPPIIDQIIAQLDRLVPVHKVIDLNDAGEAHVEREIALVKVAGTGDKRIEALRMADVFRAKVVDTTLTSFIFEITGTSDKVDRFIALMRECGLVEVGRTGVVAIARGSEAL; encoded by the coding sequence ATGAAAATCAAAACCGAAGCCGGCGAGCGCCATGTGCTCGCCATCACCGTCGATAACGAAGCCGGGGTGCTCGCCAAGATCACCGGGCTGTTCACCGCGCGCGGCTATAATATCGAAAGCCTGACGGTGGCCGATATTACCGCCGACCACGCGCTGTCGCGCATCACCATCGTCACCTCGGGCCCGCCGCCGATCATCGACCAGATCATCGCGCAGCTCGACCGGCTCGTCCCCGTGCACAAGGTCATCGACCTCAACGACGCGGGCGAGGCACATGTCGAACGCGAAATCGCGCTCGTGAAGGTCGCGGGCACCGGCGACAAGCGCATCGAGGCGCTGCGCATGGCCGACGTGTTCCGCGCCAAGGTCGTCGACACGACGCTCACCAGCTTCATCTTCGAAATCACCGGGACGAGCGACAAGGTCGACCGCTTCATCGCGCTGATGCGCGAATGCGGGCTGGTCGAGGTCGGCCGCACCGGCGTCGTCGCCATCGCCCGCGGGTCGGAGGCGCTCTAA
- a CDS encoding 8-amino-7-oxononanoate synthase yields the protein MANSPFTAHHADLAALAHDSRRRTLAPRAGRDFASNDYLGLADSEALRDALAAGIERGLPAGSGGSRLLRGNHAEHEALEAHAARHYGSEAALFFPTGFAANAALFAALPQRGDLVVHDELIHASAHDGMKLGRAGHVAATHNDAQSFDDIITRWRAGGGAGTPWIAVESLYSMDGDRAPLADLAAVADRHDAVLVVDEAHATGVFGPGGTGLAHGLPRRDNLVTLHTCGKALGAEGALLCAPAVACDFIVNRGRPFIFSTAPSPLMAWLVRQAIEIVANEPERQARLHALVRHAAERLVPLGIPASGTQILPVIIGDNDRTMRIAGNLRDAGFDIRGIRPPTVAQGTARLRIAITLNVDEANIDAMADALASAMAAA from the coding sequence ATGGCGAACTCTCCCTTCACCGCCCACCACGCCGATCTCGCGGCGCTCGCGCACGACAGCCGCCGCCGCACCCTCGCGCCGCGCGCCGGCCGCGATTTCGCGTCGAACGACTATCTCGGCCTCGCCGATAGCGAAGCGCTCCGCGACGCGCTCGCCGCGGGCATCGAGCGCGGCCTTCCCGCGGGCTCAGGCGGCTCGCGCCTGCTCCGCGGCAACCACGCCGAGCATGAGGCGCTCGAAGCGCACGCCGCGCGCCATTACGGCAGCGAAGCCGCGCTCTTCTTCCCGACCGGCTTCGCCGCCAATGCCGCGCTGTTCGCGGCGCTCCCCCAGCGCGGCGACCTCGTCGTCCACGACGAGCTGATCCACGCGAGCGCGCACGACGGCATGAAGCTCGGCCGCGCCGGCCACGTCGCCGCGACACACAACGACGCACAATCCTTCGACGACATCATTACCCGCTGGCGCGCCGGCGGCGGCGCGGGCACGCCGTGGATCGCGGTCGAAAGCCTCTACAGCATGGACGGCGACCGCGCCCCGCTCGCCGATCTCGCCGCGGTCGCCGACCGCCACGACGCGGTGCTCGTCGTCGACGAAGCCCACGCAACCGGCGTGTTCGGCCCCGGCGGCACCGGCCTCGCGCACGGCCTGCCGCGCCGCGACAACCTCGTCACCCTCCACACTTGCGGCAAGGCGCTCGGCGCCGAGGGGGCCTTGCTCTGCGCCCCTGCGGTCGCATGCGACTTCATCGTCAACCGCGGCCGCCCCTTCATCTTCTCGACCGCGCCCTCGCCCTTGATGGCGTGGCTCGTCCGCCAGGCGATCGAGATCGTCGCGAACGAACCCGAGCGGCAGGCGCGCCTCCACGCCCTCGTCCGCCACGCCGCCGAGCGCCTCGTGCCGCTCGGCATCCCCGCCAGCGGCACCCAGATCCTGCCCGTCATCATCGGCGACAACGACCGCACGATGCGCATCGCGGGCAATCTGCGCGACGCCGGTTTCGACATCCGCGGCATCCGCCCGCCCACCGTGGCACAGGGAACCGCCCGCCTCCGCATCGCCATCACGCTCAATGTTGACGAAGCTAACATCGACGCGATGGCCGACGCTCTTGCCTCGGCGATGGCCGCTGCATGA
- a CDS encoding adenosylmethionine--8-amino-7-oxononanoate transaminase, protein MTSPVWHPFTQHGLGDPIPLISHAKDAQLYAADGQSWIDAISSWWVTTHGHAHPHIMAAIRAQSEQLDQLIFAGWTHEPAESLAAELIRITPDPLTRVFFSDSGSTSVEVALKMALGYWFNIGEPRSRILVLEHSYHGDTIGTMSVGERGVYNRAWQPLLFDVDTIPFPHEGREQATLDALEAACAQKPAAFIVEPLILGAGGMLIYPAWVLAEMRAICARHGVLFIADEVMTGWGRTGTRFACDQAGVIPDIVCLSKGLTGGALPLAVTLCIEPIFEAHFSTDRAKTFYHSSSYTANPIACAAANANLEIWRDEPVQQRIDALADAQAAHLSLLSHDPRAQNPRRLGTIAALDIVVPDAGYLSNLAPRLIAFYRDHGVLLRPLGNTLYVMPPYCITADELAQVWGAISASLGTI, encoded by the coding sequence ATGACCTCCCCCGTCTGGCACCCCTTCACCCAGCACGGCCTCGGCGACCCCATCCCGCTGATTTCGCACGCCAAAGACGCCCAACTCTACGCCGCCGACGGCCAAAGCTGGATCGACGCCATCTCCTCATGGTGGGTCACCACCCACGGCCACGCGCACCCGCACATCATGGCCGCGATCCGCGCCCAGAGTGAACAGCTCGACCAGCTCATCTTCGCGGGCTGGACGCACGAGCCCGCCGAAAGTCTCGCCGCCGAGCTGATCCGCATCACCCCCGATCCGCTTACGCGCGTCTTCTTCTCGGACTCGGGCTCGACCAGCGTCGAGGTCGCGCTCAAAATGGCGCTCGGCTACTGGTTCAACATCGGCGAGCCGCGCAGCCGCATCCTCGTGCTCGAGCATAGCTATCATGGCGACACGATCGGCACGATGTCGGTCGGCGAGCGCGGCGTCTACAACCGCGCCTGGCAGCCATTACTCTTCGACGTCGACACCATCCCCTTCCCGCACGAAGGCCGCGAACAGGCCACGCTCGACGCACTCGAAGCCGCCTGCGCCCAAAAGCCCGCCGCCTTCATCGTCGAACCGCTCATCCTCGGCGCCGGCGGCATGCTCATCTATCCCGCATGGGTGCTTGCCGAAATGCGCGCGATCTGCGCGCGCCACGGCGTGCTCTTCATTGCCGACGAGGTGATGACCGGCTGGGGCCGCACCGGCACGCGCTTCGCCTGCGATCAGGCGGGCGTGATCCCCGACATCGTCTGCCTGTCGAAGGGCCTGACCGGCGGCGCGCTGCCGCTCGCGGTCACCCTCTGCATCGAACCGATCTTCGAAGCCCATTTCTCGACCGACCGCGCCAAGACCTTCTATCATTCGTCGAGCTACACCGCGAACCCGATCGCCTGCGCCGCCGCGAACGCCAACCTCGAAATCTGGCGCGACGAGCCCGTCCAGCAACGCATCGACGCCCTCGCCGACGCGCAGGCCGCACATCTCTCGCTCCTCAGCCACGACCCGCGCGCCCAAAACCCCCGCCGCCTCGGCACCATCGCCGCGCTCGACATCGTCGTCCCCGACGCGGGCTATCTCTCGAACCTCGCCCCGCGCCTGATCGCTTTCTATCGCGACCACGGCGTCCTCCTCCGCCCGCTCGGCAACACGCTCTACGTCATGCCGCCCTATTGCATCACCGCCGACGAACTGGCGCAGGTTTGGGGTGCGATCAGCGCCTCGCTCGGCACCATATAG
- a CDS encoding 23S rRNA (adenine(2030)-N(6))-methyltransferase RlmJ — protein MNYRHSFHAGNSADVVKHSLLIALVRALQLKESALTLIDTHAGCGLYDLGGDEAQRTGEATQGVVRAFADTNPLLDDYRAAVQAVNAGEEPRLYPGSPRFLAQLLRPQDFLILNEKHLEDVYALRGAMRDTSAAVHERDAYEFWLAMLPPRTARGVVVVDPPYEQTDERACITATLAAATRKWAHGVTVVWYPLKDRATHVRWKAQLRKLGIPKFLVVEHWLYDSDQPDIYNGAGLFIVNPPYAFTQALPPLLEALRAALAPEGHRGKITTDWLGD, from the coding sequence ATGAATTATCGCCATAGCTTTCATGCTGGAAACAGCGCCGACGTCGTAAAGCACAGCCTGCTGATCGCCCTCGTGCGGGCGTTGCAGCTCAAAGAGAGCGCGCTCACCCTGATCGATACCCACGCCGGCTGCGGCCTGTACGACCTTGGCGGCGATGAGGCGCAACGCACCGGCGAGGCTACACAGGGCGTAGTGCGCGCCTTTGCCGACACGAACCCGTTGCTGGACGACTATCGCGCCGCCGTGCAGGCGGTAAATGCCGGGGAAGAGCCGCGCCTCTACCCCGGATCGCCGCGATTTCTGGCGCAGCTTCTGCGTCCGCAGGATTTTCTGATCCTGAACGAGAAACATCTCGAAGACGTCTATGCCCTGCGCGGCGCGATGCGCGACACATCCGCCGCCGTGCATGAGCGCGACGCTTACGAGTTTTGGCTGGCGATGCTGCCGCCCCGCACCGCGCGCGGCGTGGTGGTCGTCGACCCTCCGTACGAGCAGACCGACGAACGCGCATGCATCACCGCCACCCTCGCCGCGGCTACCCGCAAATGGGCGCATGGCGTGACGGTGGTCTGGTATCCGCTGAAAGACCGCGCCACGCATGTGCGGTGGAAGGCGCAGCTACGAAAGCTCGGCATCCCGAAGTTTCTGGTGGTGGAGCATTGGTTGTACGATAGCGATCAGCCCGACATCTATAACGGCGCGGGCCTTTTTATCGTCAACCCGCCCTACGCCTTCACGCAGGCGCTGCCGCCTCTGCTGGAAGCCCTGCGCGCCGCGCTGGCGCCGGAGGGGCATAGGGGCAAGATCACAACCGATTGGTTGGGCGATTAA
- a CDS encoding DUF2200 domain-containing protein, with protein MTKHRIYSISVASVYPHYIAKAEKKGRTKAEVDEIFRWLTGYSQAALEGELAKGTNFEDFFARAPKLNPARELITGVICGIRVENIEDPLMKEIRYLDKLIDELARGKKMEKILRS; from the coding sequence ATGACCAAACACCGCATCTATTCGATCAGCGTCGCGAGCGTTTATCCGCATTATATCGCCAAGGCGGAGAAGAAGGGGCGCACGAAGGCGGAGGTTGACGAGATTTTCCGTTGGCTGACCGGTTACAGCCAGGCGGCGCTCGAGGGGGAGCTGGCGAAGGGGACGAACTTCGAGGATTTCTTTGCGCGAGCGCCGAAGCTGAACCCGGCGCGCGAACTGATCACCGGGGTGATCTGCGGCATCCGGGTCGAGAATATCGAGGATCCGCTGATGAAGGAGATCCGCTATCTCGACAAGCTGATCGACGAACTCGCCCGGGGCAAGAAGATGGAGAAGATCTTGCGGAGCTGA
- the miaA gene encoding tRNA (adenosine(37)-N6)-dimethylallyltransferase MiaA, producing the protein MASPSFSTASARLPVALIAGPTASGKSALAVALAKSLCGTGRDAIVVNADASQVYADLRILSARPTDEEMDGIPHRLFGHIDAADAHNAVRWADEARGVIAEAHATGRIPILVGGTGLHMRTLLHGIAPVPEIDPDIREAVRALPVADAHVALAEADPDAAARLNPADTTRVARALEVVRSTGRTLADWQRAIAGGIEGEIALAPLVLLPPRDWLRDRCDLRLVQMFERGAVEEAEALLARGLDPDLPAMRAIGVPQIASHLHGDITRAEALDLTQAATRQYAKRQYTWFRNQPPADWLRHVESLNIDSIRELAIILRDKLLTR; encoded by the coding sequence ATGGCATCTCCTTCTTTCTCGACCGCCAGTGCGCGGCTGCCCGTGGCACTTATCGCCGGACCCACCGCCAGCGGCAAGAGCGCTTTGGCGGTCGCGCTCGCAAAATCTCTTTGCGGGACAGGCCGGGACGCGATCGTCGTCAACGCCGACGCGAGCCAGGTCTATGCCGACCTCCGCATCCTCTCGGCGCGGCCGACCGACGAAGAGATGGACGGCATACCCCACCGCCTCTTCGGCCATATCGACGCCGCCGACGCGCACAACGCCGTACGCTGGGCGGACGAGGCGCGCGGCGTGATCGCGGAGGCGCACGCCACGGGGCGAATTCCCATCCTCGTCGGCGGCACCGGCCTGCACATGCGCACCCTGCTCCACGGCATCGCGCCGGTGCCCGAGATCGACCCCGATATTCGCGAGGCGGTCCGCGCGCTCCCCGTCGCCGACGCCCACGTCGCACTCGCCGAAGCCGATCCCGACGCCGCCGCGCGCCTCAACCCCGCCGACACCACCCGCGTTGCCCGCGCGCTCGAAGTCGTGCGCTCGACCGGCCGCACCCTCGCCGACTGGCAGCGGGCGATTGCGGGCGGCATCGAGGGCGAGATCGCGCTCGCCCCGCTGGTCCTCCTGCCCCCGCGCGACTGGCTGCGCGACCGCTGCGACTTACGCCTCGTCCAGATGTTCGAACGCGGCGCGGTCGAAGAGGCCGAAGCCCTGCTCGCGCGCGGTCTCGACCCCGATCTCCCCGCGATGCGCGCGATCGGCGTCCCCCAGATCGCAAGCCACCTCCACGGCGACATCACCCGCGCCGAAGCGCTCGACCTGACGCAAGCCGCAACGCGCCAATATGCAAAGCGCCAATATACGTGGTTCCGCAACCAGCCCCCCGCCGACTGGCTGCGCCACGTCGAGTCATTAAACATCGATTCCATCAGGGAATTAGCAATAATATTACGTGATAAGCTGTTGACAAGATAG
- the serB gene encoding phosphoserine phosphatase SerB, which yields MFVATLIAAGKLTDEVVREGIDRLAATGHDVGAPHWIDEHDAADIVFHGSLVSARKELALMDHGSLDIVVQPLGDRTKKLIIADMDSTMITVECIDELADYAGLKPQIAAITERAMRGELDFRAALEERVGLLAGMPETTLVDCRMERVRLTRGARTLVQTMKAHGAHSILISGGFTAFAGPVGEAIGFDKVVANELEIADGKLTGKVREPIVDSKTKLETLKAEAAKHGLPLAETLAVGDGANDIPMITSAGLGVGYYPHPAAGEAAAAVIRHHDLTALLWAQGYPRRSWVLG from the coding sequence ATGTTCGTCGCGACGCTGATAGCAGCAGGAAAGCTGACCGACGAGGTGGTTCGCGAGGGGATCGACCGGCTCGCCGCGACGGGGCACGATGTCGGTGCCCCGCACTGGATCGACGAGCATGACGCGGCCGACATCGTATTCCACGGCAGCCTGGTGAGCGCGCGCAAGGAACTGGCGCTGATGGATCATGGCTCGCTCGACATCGTCGTGCAGCCGCTGGGCGACCGGACGAAGAAGCTGATCATCGCCGATATGGATTCAACGATGATCACCGTCGAATGCATCGACGAACTCGCCGATTATGCCGGGCTGAAGCCGCAGATCGCGGCGATCACCGAGCGCGCGATGCGCGGCGAACTCGATTTTCGTGCCGCGCTGGAGGAGCGCGTCGGGTTGCTCGCGGGGATGCCCGAGACGACGCTCGTCGATTGCCGGATGGAGCGCGTGCGGCTGACGCGCGGTGCGCGCACCCTGGTGCAGACGATGAAGGCGCATGGCGCGCACTCGATCCTGATTTCGGGCGGCTTCACCGCCTTTGCCGGACCGGTGGGCGAGGCGATCGGGTTCGACAAGGTCGTCGCGAACGAGCTGGAGATTGCCGACGGCAAGCTGACCGGCAAGGTGCGCGAGCCGATCGTCGACAGCAAAACGAAACTGGAGACGCTGAAGGCCGAGGCGGCGAAGCACGGCCTGCCGCTCGCCGAGACGCTGGCGGTCGGCGACGGCGCGAACGACATTCCGATGATCACCTCGGCGGGGCTGGGGGTCGGCTATTATCCGCACCCCGCGGCGGGCGAGGCGGCGGCGGCGGTGATCCGGCATCATGATTTGACGGCTTTGCTGTGGGCGCAGGGCTATCCGCGGCGGAGCTGGGTGCTGGGCTGA